Proteins from a genomic interval of Bos mutus isolate GX-2022 chromosome 15, NWIPB_WYAK_1.1, whole genome shotgun sequence:
- the CHRM4 gene encoding muscarinic acetylcholine receptor M4 — protein sequence MANFTPINGSSGNQSVRLVTSTHNRYETVEMVFIATVTGSLSLVTVVGNILVMLSIKVNRQLQTVNNYFLFSLACADLIIGAFSMNLYTVYIIKGYWPLGAVVCDLWLALDYVVSNASVMNLLIISFDRYFCVTKPLTYPARRTTKMAGLMIAAAWVLSFVLWAPAILFWQFVVGKRTVPDNQCFIQFLSNPAVTFGTAIAAFYLPVVIMTVLYVHISLASRSRVHKHRPEGPKEKKAKTLAFLKSPLMKQSVKKPPPPGDTTARGELRNGKLEEAPPPVLPPPPRPMADKDTSNESSSGSATQNTKERPPTELSTTEATTPATPAPPLQPRTLNPASKWSKIQIVTKQTGNECVTAIEIVPATPAGMRPAANVARKFASIARSQVRKKRQMAARERKVTRTIFAILLAFILTWTPYNVMVLVNTFCQSCIPETVWSIGYWLCYVNSTINPACYALCNATFKKTFRHLLLCQYRNIGTAR from the coding sequence ATGGCAAACTTCACCCCGATCAACGGCAGCTCGGGCAATCAGTCTGTGCGCCTGGTCACGTCAACCCATAACCGCTATGAGACAGTGGAGATGGTGTTCATCGCCACGGTGACAGGCTCCCTAAGCCTGGTGACGGTTGTGGGCAACATCCTGGTGATGCTGTCCATCAAGGTCAACAGGCAGCTGCAGACGGTCAACAACTACTTCCTCTTCAGCCTGGCCTGTGCTGACCTCATCATCGGCGCTTTCTCCATGAACCTCTACACCGTGTACATCATCAAGGGCTACTGGCCCCTGGGCGCTGTGGTCTGTGACCTGTGGCTGGCCCTGGATTACGTGGTGAGCAACGCCTCTGTCATGAACCTGCTCATCATCAGCTTTGACCGGTACTTCTGCGTCACCAAGCCCCTCACCTACCCTGCCCGGCGCACCACCAAGATGGCGGGGCTGATGATCGCCGCCGCCTGGGTCCTGTCCTTCGTGCTCTGGGCGCCTGCCATCTTGTTCTGGCAGTTCGTGGTGGGCAAGCGGACGGTGCCCGACAACCAGTGCTTCATCCAGTTTCTGTCCAACCCCGCGGTGACCTTCGGCACGGCCATCGCCGCCTTCTACCTGCCCGTGGTCATCATGACGGTGCTCTACGTCCACATCTCCCTGGCCAGTCGCAGCCGAGTTCACAAGCACCGGCCCGAAGGCCCGAAGGAGAAGAAGGCCAAGACCCTGGCCTTCCTCAAGAGCCCCCTGATGAAGCAGAGCGTCAAGAAACCGCCACCCCCGGGAGACACCACAGCTCGGGGCGAGCTGCGCAATGGGAAGCTAGAGGAGGCTCCTCCGCCTGTGCTGCCACCCCCGCCGCGCCCCATGGCCGACAAGGACACCTCCAATGAGTCCAGCTCGGGCAGCGCCACCCAAAACACCAAGGAACGCCCACCCACAGAGCTGTCAACCACAGAGGCCACCACGCCGGCCACACCCGCACCCCCCCTCCAGCCACGGACCCTCAACCCGGCCTCCAAATGGTCCAAGATCCAGATTGTAACGAAGCAGACAGGCAACGAGTGTGTGACGGCCATCGAGATCGTGCCTGCCACACCGGCTGGCATGCGCCCGGCAGCCAACGTGGCCCGGAAGTTTGCCAGCATCGCCCGCAGCCAGGTGCGGAAGAAGCGGCAGATGGCGGCCCGGGAGCGCAAGGTGACTCGGACCATCTTCGCCATCCTGCTGGCCTTCATCCTCACCTGGACGCCCTACAACGTCATGGTCCTGGTGAACACCTTCTGCCAGAGCTGCATCCCCGAGACGGTGTGGTCCATCGGCTACTGGCTCTGCTACGTCAACAGCACCATCAACCCGGCCTGCTACGCCCTCTGCAACGCCACCTTTAAAAAGACCTTCCGGCACCTGCTGCTCTGCCAGTATCGAAACATCGGCACTGCCAGGTAG